Proteins encoded in a region of the Populus nigra chromosome 3, ddPopNigr1.1, whole genome shotgun sequence genome:
- the LOC133690049 gene encoding protein ORANGE-LIKE, chloroplastic produces MATFSLCSYHHRFLSPNLYSSKTFSPSHGNPRLSFLSPKHDNSPSRLLRSSPPTNSSDSLPSNDNYSSNFCIIEGPETVQDFVQMQMQEIQDNIRSRRNKIFLLMEEVRRLRVQQRIKNLKVVDESSEEDADEMPDMPSSIPFLPHVTPKTLRQLYLTSFSFISGIILFGGLIAPTLELKLGLGGTSYEDFIRSMHLPLQLSMVDPIVASFVGGAVGVISSLMLIEVNNVEQQEKKRCKYCHGTGYLACARCSASGVCLSIDPISLTSASDRPLQVPATQRCPNCSGAGKVMCPTCLCTGMVMASEHDPRFDPFD; encoded by the exons ATGGCTACCTTTTCTCTTTGCTCTTATCATCATCGTTTTCTTTCTCCAAATCTTTATTCCTCAAAAACCTTCTCCCCCTCACATGGAAATCCAAGACTCAGCTTCTTATCACCCAAACACGACAACTCTCCTTCTCGACTTCTCCGCTCTTCTCCTCCTACTAACTCCTCCGATTCTCTTCCTTCCAATGATAACTATTCCAG CAATTTTTGCATTATAGAAGGACCAGAGACAGTTCAGGATTTTGTTCAAATGCAGATGCAAGAAATTCAGGACAACATAAGGAGTAGGCGTAATAAGATTTTTCTACTCATGGAagag GTAAGGAGATTAAGGGTGCAACAGCGAATAAAGAACCTGAAAGTGGTCGATGAGAGTAGCGAGGAAGATGCAGATGAGATGCCTGATATGCCGTCATCAATTCCTTTTCTTCCCCATGTG ACACCGAAGACATTGAGGCAGCTTTACCTGACAAGCTTCTCTTTTATATCgggaattattttatttggtggCCTTATTGCTCCAACT TTGGAACTAAAATTAGGTCTTGGGGGCACCTCATATGAGGATTTCATACGCAGCATGCATTTACCGTTACAGTTGAG TATGGTCGATCCCATTGTAGCATCATTTGTAGGTGGGGCAGTGGGTGTCATTTCATCCTTGATGTTAATTGAAGTTAACAATGTTGAGcaacaagagaagaaaaggtgTAAATATTGCCATGGAACTG GATACTTGGCCTGTGCTCGGTGTTCTGCTAGTGGTGTTTGCTTGAGCATTGATCCCATTTCACTAACTAGTGCTTCTGATCGTCCATTACAAGTGCCCGCGACTCAAAGGTGTCCAAACTGCTCTGGTGCAGGAAAG GTGATGTGCCCTACATGCCTGTGCACTGGGATGGTGATGGCAAGTGAACATGACCCGCGATTTGATCCATTTGATTAA
- the LOC133689711 gene encoding beta-fructofuranosidase, insoluble isoenzyme 1-like, producing the protein MTLLKFLPVLALFALLFVLSNNGVEASHKIYLRYQSLSVDKVKQTHRTGYHFQPPKNWINDPNGPLYYKGLYHLFYQYNPKGAVWGNIVWAHSVSKDLINWESLEPAIYPSKWFDNYGCWSGSATILPNGEPVIFYTGIVDENNRQIQNYAVPANSSDPYLREWVKPDDNPIVYPDPSVNASAFRDPTTAWRVDGHWRILIGSKKRDRGIAYLYRSLDFKKWFKAKHPLHSVQGTGMWECPDFFPVSLSSEDGLDTSVGGSNVRHVLKVSLDLTRYEYYTIGTYDEKKDRYYPDEALVDGWAGLRYDYGNFYASKTFFDPSKNRRILWGWANESDSVQQDKNKGWAGIQLIPRRVWLDPSGKQLLQWPVAELEKLRSHNVQLRNQKLYQGYHVEVKGITAAQADVDVTFSFPSLDKAEPFDPKWAKLDALDVCAQKGSKAQGGLGPFGLLTLASEKLEEFTPVFFRVFKAADKHKVLLCSDARSSSLGVGLYKPPFAGFVDVDLTDKKLTLRSLIDHSVVESFGAGGRTVITSRVYPIIAVFDKAHLFVFNNGSETVTVETLNAWSMKVPVMNVPVKS; encoded by the exons ATGACTTTGTTAAAGTTTCTCCCAGTCTTGGCATTGTTTGCTTTGCTTTTTGTGCTCAGCAACAATGGAGTTGAGGCTTCTCATAAGATTTATCTTCGCTATCAGAGCCTTAGTGTTGACAAGGTGAAGCAAACCCATAGAACCGGGTACCACTTCCAGCCTCCTAAGAACTGGATCAACG ATCCAAATG GGCCTTTGTACTACAAGGGGCTATACCATCTATTCTACCAATACAATCCCAAAGGTGCCGTGTGGGGCAACATTGTCTGGGCTCATTCAGTTTCAAAGGATTTGATCAATTGGGAATCCCTTGAGCCTGCAATCTACCCTTCTAAatggtttgataactatggaTGTTGGTCTGGATCTGCAACAATTCTCCCAAATGGTGAGCCCGTTATATTCTACACGGGTATTGTTGATGAAAATAATCGTCAGATCCAAAACTATGCTGTGCCTGCAAACTCGTCGGATCCATATCTTCGTGAATGGGTTAAACCTGATGATAATCCAATAGTGTATCCAGATCCTAGCGTGAACGCTAGCGCATTTCGTGACCCGACCACTGCTTGGAGGGTTGATGGGCACTGGAGGATTTTGATTGGCAGCAAGAAGAGAGATAGAGGGATTGCATATTTGTATAGGAGTTTGGATTTTAAGAAATGGTTCAAGGCCAAACACCCGTTACATTCAGTTCAAGGTACAGGTATGTGGGAATGCCCGGATTTTTTCCCCGTTTCTTTGTCCAGTGAAGACGGGTTGGATACCTCAGTTGGTGGATCAAATGTAAGGCATGTCTTGAAGGTTAGCTTAGACTTGACAAGATACGAATACTATACAATAGGTACTTATGATGAGAAGAAGGATAGGTATTATCCTGATGAAGCCTTAGTTGATGGTTGGGCGGGGCTCAGATATGATTATGGAAACTTTTATGCTTCTAAGACATTTTTCGATCCAAGCAAAAACAGGAGGATTTTGTGGGGTTGGGCTAACGAGTCTGATTCTGTACAACAAGACAAGAACAAAGGATGGGCAGGAATTCAG TTGATTCCAAGGAGGGTGTGGCTAGATCCTAGTGGAAAGCAATTGCTACAATGGCCTGTTGCAGAACTGGAGAAACTAAGGAGCCACAATGTTCAACTGAGAAATCAAAAGCTCTACCAAGGATATCACGTTGAAGTTAAAGGCATCACTGCTGCTCAG GCTGATGTCGATGTTACCTTCTCTTTCCCAAGCTTGGACAAAGCTGAGCCCTTTGATCCTAAATGGGCCAAGCTTGATGCACTTGATGTCTGTGCCCAAAAGGGTTCCAAAGCACAGGGCGGGCTTGGGCCATTCGGACTGTTGACATTGGCTTCAGAAAAGCTTGAAGAATTCACTCCCGTCTTCTTTAGAGTCTTTAAAGCAGCAGACAAGCACAAAGTTCTCTTGTGCTCTGACGCGAGGAG CTCTTCCTTGGGAGTAGGACTATACAAACCACCTTTTGCTGgatttgttgatgttgatttaACTGACAAGAAACTTACGCTCAGGAGTTTG ATTGATCACTCTGTTGTTGAAAGTTTTGGAGCTGGAGGAAGAACCGTCATCACATCCAGGGTTTATCCGATCATTGCAGTCTTTGACAAGGCTCACTTGTTTGTGTTCAACAATGGAAGCGAGACCGTCACTGTGGAGACTCTCAATGCTTGGAGCATGAAGGTGCCTGTGATGAATGTCCCTGTAAAGAGCTGA